The Brachypodium distachyon strain Bd21 chromosome 4, Brachypodium_distachyon_v3.0, whole genome shotgun sequence nucleotide sequence cttatacacttCAACACAACTCACTTGGCCCTGTGGTCTCCCGCCTCTCTCAGTCTTCCAGATGCTAGGTGTTGGTACTTCAGGTGTGGAGCAAGCCAGCGATATATCTTTACTCTCGGCAAAACGCATGTTCCACCTGACAAGATAGTTTTTTGGGAGATAGCTGTTACTAGTATCCTTTGGAATATTTGGCTTGTGCGAAATCGCAAAAATTTGACGATCGCGTCATCCGAGTGTCAGTCGTTTTGAAACCGTGTTCGGAGACTTTGAAGCTCTGGTTGCATCGTTTGAAGGGCAAAGAGAAGTTGGCTGCTAGTCAATGGATAGATGATTGGGCTACTtagcttcctcctcccttttgttttgtttctttttgttcttcctTTGTAACTTCTGTAACTGATGTATTTTTGGCTGTCTTCAGCCTCCCCTGTAATCCGTCTTGGATTTGTAATGATTGGAACTCCTTATGTTCCATTTTTATAAAATTTAGGTAGGGGCCTCCCCTCCCAacttcgctaaaaaaaaaagtagagtaACAGACCTGGAAGCAGGGTAATCCGGATCCAGACTTACTAGTACACCTTCTGTTCTCATTTAGGTAGGGGCCTCCCCTCCCGACTGAACTTGTATCAAATTTAAAACTTCGCTCAAAATGCTAGTACCCCCTGGGATCCCTCAATATCATCTTCAGTCACATAGAGCCATCTAATAGATAAACGAAAGCCAGCATTTGTACATCCTTAAACAGTGACGCAACTGACACAAAAGAAATACAATTAGCTTTGACTGTTTTCATCTTCTGTTAACCCCCTCGGTTTTTTGCGCATATCGTttgaaggaaaacaaaatttcagGTTAAACAAGGTGTGTGCGGTAATTTCAAGTTCATGGTCGACTAATTAATGAAATCAATGTCCCAAATTTTTTAGAATTATCACTAACAAATTCATCGATCATTTATGCTCCACTATTCATGACATATCAGAAAGGCAAATGACGGACTCAGCCTTTGAATGTCCGACTAACTCGTCAGATGACAACCTTTTACATATTTAAATGCCAAAGTTTCAGAAACCATAAAGGTGAAATTAGATGTCACTTTATACACGACTACTTGAACAATAATGAAAAATGTGATAAATACATGACAGTCGTTCACTGCAAGTATACCATCCTTTAGAATCTAAGAGATGAATGAGAAGTAACTGTGCAGTAATATCTCAAATTGAAATAAATTTTAAAAGTAAGCTACATCATCTCATTATTTAATAAGCTATCTATCTTGCAGCTTGCGGTGTTCGCTCGTGATTTTCTACTTTTCAGGACAAACCgtgcaaagaaaacaaatagaGTACATTATTCAACAAGTTATCTATCTTGCAGCTTGCAGTGCTAGCTGGTGATTTTCTACTTTTCAGGGCAAACCgtgcaaagaaaacaaatggaGTAATCTACTCATCACCTGCTGACGCTGATTCATTTGCATACAACTACAGCAGCATTCATAAGCATTCCTAGCCTGTACCGAGGTGTCCACTATatatcattttgttttttgtatattGTTCAGGAGCACACAGTGCATAACATGTTATACTCATCTcaagttattttcttttgtatgtTCCTATTTGCTGCTGTTTTCATTCATTGGACAGGAACATAAAAAAATTCGGATGATTCTATTTCCATCTCCGCTAATACCTATTGAGTTAAAAAAATATTCGATTGATTCACATATCCTAGAACCTGAGAGATTACTTAGCTGAAGCAAAGTCTGACATTGCTGTTAAGGTTAGCTCTTCTGATCTGTTTCCATGTGTGTGCACATGGTATTGCCTTTCCTACGTAAAAGCCACTTGTTAAAATGAAGGTATATAAGAGGCGATCTACTGGTTATGTTTACTGAGATGGTCCAGTTGTGTGATAAGGTAGAGCTGTCTAGTGAATCTGACAAATGCAATTGGACATTGGATAAACATGGTAAATTTTCTGTTAAAAACTTTGTAGGCAGCTTCCTGTACAATTTTCTATTAAACATGATAACTAAACAGGTGATTTTCCCTTTAAAAAATTCTGGAAACTTAGGCCTCCTTTGAAGATTAAGATCTTTATGTGGTTAGTTGTTAAGAATTGCATTTTGACTAGAGATAACTTGTTACACAGGGGGTGGCATGGCCCCAAAGAGTGTTTGTTTTGTGCTATGGAGTAGAGTGttgatcattttttttgcaatgtCCTGTGGCTAGATTCATATGGAGAGTGGTTTGCTGTACTTTTAATATCAGTCAGATCCCTTCTTCTATGCAACAGATGAACTCATGGATTTACAGTTTCCCCATTAGAACTAGAAATCTTGTGGCTATTGGTTTTGCTGCTGTATGTTGGACACTGTGGAAAGCTAGGAACTTAGCCTGCTTTCAAAGTAAATTCCCATCGGATCCTACTAGTTTGCCAATttggtgttttctttttgtcagTGGGTTGTGTATTGGGCTGGTTTGCAGAGACCTGATGTCAAGGAGACAATGGAGACAGGATATAGGATGCTACAGCTGGTGACTAAGGAGATTATATTCTTCATAAAATATTTGGTTGGGGACTGCAGCAACGTCTTGGAGATGCTCCTGCTTGACAAGTCCTTTTTATATGCTGTAGGATTGCTAGatgtactgttttttttttaggttgTCAGGCTGTTGGTCCTGGCAATCGAGGTGTTATGTCTTTATATTTGCAGACCTCTGAACTCCCTTTTGTGGAGCACTAAGCTGCCCCTattccaaacaaaaaaggcTATTCCAAAATTGACATGTTGCTGCTACCTATACCTAACTCCCTGACGGCCGCTCCCATGTCCGCATcaacacacacaaacaaacaacaaccTGAGAATCCCATGTCTTGACCGCATCAGCACACAAACGAACAACAACCTGAGAAACCAAAGGGTCTTTCTTGGCCACCGAACACACAAACCAGCGCGCACACCACCTTGGAAGAGACACCCAACTCGCAGCCTCCCCTTCAGTTTCAGGTCAGTTTCAGACctgaaatgaaacaaaatcgCATGGCCTCCAAACAAGACTCACCCGATTTCCTTGGCACGCCCATCCGTCGCCGTCTTTGGGGTTCCAGTTTTCTCTCTCATTTAAAATCTCTCCTCCTGCAAACAAGACAGCGCACACGGCTTAGTAATCTCTCACCTAACCAGCTGCTTTCTTTAGCATTTCTTATCGAGTTGCGTTCTTTAGCATTTCTCTATTGTTTATAGAAAGTAGGACATAACTGCAGTCTTATCTTATTTGGAGTTGCCAAATCTGCACAAGATGTTTTGCCGCTGATCTAATGTATAAAAAGCAGTGGAGTTTTAGAAATCTTGCTCTGCAACCACCACCCCTCCGCAGCAGCATCCCCAACAACTCTCTTTCTTAGATGGGTGGCATCTTTACAGTAGCAGCGGCACTAGTTCTGCTTGTGGCTGGCCTCGTGGGGACTGCAATTGCCAATGTAAGTGCCCCCACCAAGGATTGATCAATCTCCCCTTTCCTCTTGAGATATCAACAGCCGACGATTGTCTCTGCGAAAATTGAGCTATTTGGGTCTGATCTCTGATGATGTATTCAGGTCGGCGATGATTGCTCGACGAGCGCGGATTGCGGCGCCGGACAGTGGTGCTTCGACTGCGAGCCCGAGCTCTCCGGCTCTCACTGTGTCCGCTCCGTGGGTACAAATCCCTTCCAGCTTGTTGTAAGTGCTCCCCTCGCCCCTAGTATTTTCTCTTGTGTCAGGAAAGGCAAGTCTGCAATGCATCCGGTCGGTTCGATATTTGTATCACCAGCCCCTTCGAAAAAACCCGGATTTGCATCAACAGTTATGGTTTCTTGGCTAACCGGATCTGTTCGAATTCCCTAAACCCTCAAGCTCTtgtcgagaaaaaaaaaacctcaaGTTCCGAACCCACTACCTATAATTTTGCTTCTGCCTGGTTAATTTGCTCCCAAAAAATTGTCGAGTTTGAGTGCCCGATTAGGACTCGTTTGGATTCAGTAGTCATGGGTACAATGATTGAAACAGACTCTGTTCATACTCCTGATTCCTGAATCCTCATGTTGCAACCTTAACAAGTGTTGCTCCCGGTATTGGTCTTCAGAATAACTCGTTGCCCTTCAACAAATACGCCTATCTCACCACGCACAATGCTTTCGCGATCGTTGGGGAGCCATCGCATACCGGAATTCCACGCATCACCTTCGACAACCAGGAGGATACAGTCACCGATCAGCTAAATGTAATGTAACCTCTGCATCATCTGATAACATCATTCTGGCGTACTACTACATGTCCTGTCTTACAAACATAGATTTTCTCACCGTCACAGTTGCAATGTTCTACAGAACGGCGTTCGCGCGCTAATGCTCGATACGTATGACTTCAAAGGAGATGTATGGCTGTGCCATTCCAGCGGTGGCAAATGCAACGATTTTACCGCATTTGTGAGTAGATACATACATACTGAATATGCCTTCCTCGTTTCATTTTAAACCGAAGGAGTTTCTTTGTACAGTGTATAGTTGACAGTTTTGGGTTTATTGTACTACTAGGAGCCGGCACTGGACACATTCAATGAAATCCAGGCATTTCTTTCAGCCAATCCATCTGAAATCGTCACGCTGATACTGGAAGACTACGTTAGCGCACCCAATGGCCTCACAAATGTGTTCAAGTCCTCAGGCCTGCAGAAGTACTGGTTCCCGGTGTCGAAAATGCCGTCAAACAGCCAGGATTGGCCTCTTGTGAGCGACATGGTGGCAAGCAACCAGCGCCTCCTTGTGTTCACGTCTGTCAGATCCAAGCAAGCCACGGAAGGAATCGCGTACCAATGGAACTTCATGGTTGAGAACAATTGTGAGGCACCTCCTTTCCTCCAAACAAAAACTTTGTTTACCAGTTCATCATCAAGCGTGTCGTCTGTCTGTATATGGAAGTTACATGTTTCATTTGTGGCAGATGGCGACGCCGGGATGGATGCTGGGCAATGCTCAAACCGTGCGGAATCGGCGCCTCTCGCCGACAAGACCAAGTCACTGGTCCTGATGAACTACTTCCCGTCTGTCCCTCTGAAGCTGACTGCGTGCTTGCAGCACTCCAAGGGCCTCACAGACATGGTGAATACGTGCTACAGTGCCTCCGGGAATCGATGGGCTAACTTCCTCGCGGTCGATTACTACAAGGTACTCCTGAAAACATGGGAAGATACATATGAAACATTGCTGGTGCAGTAAGCAAGGTTATATTATTCCACGGATTCATGGATGTTTACACGTTCTTGAGCTGAAATGATTTCAGAGGAGCGAGGGAGGGGGCGTGTTCCAAGACATGGATCTGCTCAATGGGAAGCTCTTGTGCGGATGCCAGGACGTTCAGGCTTGCCCGGTGAGACAGACAGATCACTGGCTAGAATTTACTTGTCACTCAACAGTATGATGATATATCAATCATTAATCGCATGAGTTTCACCTTCTTCTTTATGGCCATTTGCAGAAAGGATCTAGTGTAGTATGCTCTGCATGAGTCCTGGAGGAGTAGGATCTATAGGAACAATACATACATAGTGGAACAAGGTATGACACCGCAATAAAGCTTCTTCTGGGTCTCAGAAAAACAAGAAGGTTCCTTATGCAGTTCTCCTTAAGATTTTTGgggccattttttttttcattttttcatTGGCTGACATAAATCTTTAACAAATTGCTGCAGTGCTGATGCATGGTATGATGATTTGACATTTAGTCTCGAGACAAGACATACTTAGAACTCAGATCACTTGAAACTCAAAGTGAAAGTTGCAAATGATGGGCTTcccacaaaaacaaaaaggggGTGAAAATGATAGATGTTACATTACAACAGGGAACAGGATTTGTCAACATGATATACTCTCGACTAGCTGGGTACGTGTGCTTCGCCACGCTGTTGAAAAAACTGAAACGATTATACGAAAAAACTGAAGCGATTAGATGACAATTCTTTCTGCATGCAAGCCAATATGGAGAACAAAAAAGGATGAAACCAACCATACCGTGAGGCTAAGCACCCAACAATAATGACAAACAAACCATCCTCATACCGTGTCTGAAAGGAGATATAcatgcacaaaaaaaataagtgtAATATTTTAAAAGGAATGGCATTCAAGTATCACATCTAAGCATCTTTTTGATCAGTGCACTTCAACAGGCTCAAGACAAACTATAAGCCATGGTTATAACAGTATAATAAGAAAGGTGTTTCAAAGTCCTAAGAAATGGCTTTCTTGGCTATCTTTAGCAGAACTGTGGTACAACACATCCTATGATACAGCTCTGCAAGTTACACCTTTTCAGCCCTTGTATGGTTTTCCTCCACCTATAACTGGCCCTGTGGATCTGTATGCTTCCGACTTTCTTCAGGCCAAGCATCAGATGCTGACTCAACTGAAACATAACTTGGCTCAAGCACAGGCTGGTATGAAAAAGTTTGCTGATAAAAAACGAGTAGAAATAACACTAGAGGTTGGTGATCTTGTTTATCTCAAGATGCAGCCTTATCGTTTAGCAGCATTTGGTTTTCGTGGGGCTCTGAAGTTACAAAGTACGGAGTAAATATTATGGTCCTTTTGCCCTTCTGGCAAAGATTGGTCCAGTCTTCAGTTACCAGTGGGAGTTAGCATCCACCCTTTTCTTCATGTTAGTCAACTGAAGAAACACCTTGGTCCCAAAGCAGTACCTAGTCCAGACTTACCGTTGGTGAATGCTGATGGTTCAGTGAAACAAGCTCCTCAAACTGTTTTTCAGGTTCGTCAGATACGACGTAATAACTGTGTAGTGGTTCATTGGCTCGTGCAGTGGCACAATATGATATCTGACGAAGCTACCTGGGAATACGTGGATTTCATCAAGGAGACTTTCCCGTCGTTCTTTCGACAAACAGTGGAAACATGGGCTAATCCGGCACAGGCACAGACTACTTGAGGGCAAGTAGTTTCTTTAGAGGGGGGCATTGTCAGGTGTCCTATCTGAAGCTACTGTCATTCTTCAGTTATCTCCTGATGGACGGCTTGGATGAGTTCCGACAAGTTACTTTTTACTATTCCTCGTTTGGGTAATGTCGAACGGTACTGCAGTTAAACTGCTAGCCTATAAATGTGGCGAGCTCCGGCTCTGTAATGTCTTATCGCTATTTGCCTTGAGCTGATTCGTAAACCAAATTCtagtaaaaagaaaattcataaTCCAAATACATATACAGTGCTAGTGGCTCTGGAATGAAACCATAGTTCGATCCGGTTGCTGTTCTTCGATTTGTGTTTCCCTTGAGTTGATTTCTTCTGCCTGTCATGGCTGGGACCTTACATTCGGCTTATGCAGCTTTCTTTCAAGGCATGGTCTCTTTCCCATGCTGACTGGCTACACCGGCATGGTCT carries:
- the LOC100831893 gene encoding PI-PLC X domain-containing protein At5g67130 isoform X2; translated protein: MGGIFTVAAALVLLVAGLVGTAIANVGDDCSTSADCGAGQWCFDCEPELSGSHCVRSVGTNPFQLVNNSLPFNKYAYLTTHNAFAIVGEPSHTGIPRITFDNQEDTVTDQLNNGVRALMLDTYDFKGDVWLCHSSGGKCNDFTAFEPALDTFNEIQAFLSANPSEIVTLILEDYVSAPNGLTNVFKSSGLQKYWFPVSKMPSNSQDWPLVSDMVASNQRLLVFTSVRSKQATEGIAYQWNFMVENNYGDAGMDAGQCSNRAESAPLADKTKSLVLMNYFPSVPLKLTACLQHSKGLTDMVNTCYSASGNRWANFLAVDYYKRSEGGGVFQDMDLLNGKLLCGCQDVQACPKGSSVVCSA
- the LOC100831893 gene encoding PI-PLC X domain-containing protein At5g67130 isoform X1 — encoded protein: MGGIFTVAAALVLLVAGLVGTAIANVGDDCSTSADCGAGQWCFDCEPELSGSHCVRSVGTNPFQLVNNSLPFNKYAYLTTHNAFAIVGEPSHTGIPRITFDNQEDTVTDQLNNGVRALMLDTYDFKGDVWLCHSSGGKCNDFTAFEPALDTFNEIQAFLSANPSEIVTLILEDYVSAPNGLTNVFKSSGLQKYWFPVSKMPSNSQDWPLVSDMVASNQRLLVFTSVRSKQATEGIAYQWNFMVENNCEAPPFLQTKTLFTSSSSSVSSVCIWKLHVSFVADGDAGMDAGQCSNRAESAPLADKTKSLVLMNYFPSVPLKLTACLQHSKGLTDMVNTCYSASGNRWANFLAVDYYKRSEGGGVFQDMDLLNGKLLCGCQDVQACPKGSSVVCSA